A genomic region of Zea mays cultivar B73 chromosome 6, Zm-B73-REFERENCE-NAM-5.0, whole genome shotgun sequence contains the following coding sequences:
- the LOC100384554 gene encoding uncharacterized protein LOC100384554 produces MSGPTRNASRADPVSKCQARADWRSRHGAQFDVKGTSTTGGRTLAANCGCDSTERHGVVELDERRGEQGGATERSSQLRAGSRARAGEQGDPGTMWSSAEGATWDWETPWRGAGRSAGHRAGTRARDRGRAERAAWQRGGPHPRRAGWAPSTGSEPGASTRDQRQLEAVDTTCRGAPASLKSQAGRVATRELGGEEGAGD; encoded by the coding sequence ATGTCCGGTCCAACCCGGAACGCGAGCAGGGCAGACCCGGTGTCCAAATGCCAAGCCAGGGCGGACTGGAGAAGCCGACATGGGGCGCAGTTCGACGTCAAGGGAACGAGCACCACCGGCGGACGGACGCTGGCGGCGAACTGCGGATGCGACTCGACAGAGAGACACGGCGTAGTGGAGTTGGATGAGCGCAGGGGCGAGCAGGGAGGAGCGACCGAGCGGAGCTCGCAGCTGCGCGCAGGGAGCAGAGCGCGCGCAGGGGAGCAGGGAGATCCGGGCACCATGTGGAGCTCGGCCGAAGGGGCGACCTGGGACTGGGAGACGCCATGGCGCGGAGCAGGAAGGAGCGCTGGGCATCGAGCAGGGACGCGCGCGAGAGATCGAGGCCGAGCAGAGAGAGCAGCCTGGCAGCGCGGCGGCCCGCATCCGCGGCGAGCAGGCTGGGCACCGAGCACCGGATCCGAGCCAGGGGCGAGCACCAGAGATCAGCGGCAACTGGAAGCGGTGGACACGACCTGTAGAGGAGCGCCGGCGAGCTTGAAAAGCCAAGCAGGGCGCGTGGCGACCAGGGAactcgggggagaggagggagctgGAGACTGA